One genomic region from Magallana gigas chromosome 3, xbMagGiga1.1, whole genome shotgun sequence encodes:
- the LOC136273598 gene encoding integrase/recombinase xerD homolog, translating to MQASRADSTINKYCNSFLRFKKWAKEQGIEESELFPSKPLHVSIYLACLVQRANSPSPIVDAFYGIKWAHDLVGFNSPTDNQFVKNIMEGGKRIVAKPVQKKEPITVENLRCMYLKLFECNNLYNQRIICMVLLAFAGFLRSSELINIKRSDIQFLPDHIEIFIESSKTDIYRDGTRVVIARTFSYMCPVSNFELYLRLAGIQDDSEEYVFCAISKSGSGYRLRNREKPLSYTRVRELFIEAFTGIVDNIKVYGLHSLRSGGATASAVRGIPDRIFKRHGRWRSESAKDGYVQDPLSERLSVSKELGL from the coding sequence ATGCAAGCGTCACGAGCGGATTCAActataaacaaatattgtaaCAGTTTCCTGAGATTTAAGAAGTGGGCAAAAGAACAAGGAATCGAGGAAAGTGAATTATTTCCTTCAAAacctttacatgtatctatttatttagCATGCTTGGTTCAACGGGCAAACTCTCCATCCCCTATTGTTGACGCATTCTATGGAATCAAATGGGCTCATGATCTTGTGGGATTCAATTCTCCGACTGACAAtcagtttgttaaaaacattatggAAGGTGGGAAACGTATAGTGGCAAAACCTGTTCAAAAGAAAGAACCAATAACTGTTGAAAATTTACGTTGTATGTATTTGAAACTGTTTGAATGTAATAATCTTTATAATCAAAGAATCATTTGTATGGTCTTGTTGGCATTCGCTGGATTTTTACGTAGCAGCGAACTCATAAATATCAAGAGATCTGATATTCAATTTTTACCTGAtcatattgaaatattcatCGAGTCTAGTAAGACTGATATCTACAGAGACGGTACAAGAGTTGTTATAGCAAGAACATTTTCATATATGTGTCCTGTTTCTAATTTTGAATTGTATCTTCGTTTAGCTGGGATTCAAGACGATTCAGAGGAATATGTATTTTGTGCTATTTCGAAATCGGGAAGTGGTTACCGGTTGCGTAATCGTGAAAAGCCTCTGTCTTACACCAGGGTTCGTGAATTATTCATCGAAGCATTTACGGGAATTGTAGATAACATCAAAGTTTATGGACTTCACAGTTTGCGGTCAGGTGGAGCGACTGCGTCGGCAGTGAGGGGAATTCCGGACAGGATATTCAAGAGACATGGACGTTGGCGTTCGGAATCTGCTAAGGATGGATATGTCCAGGATCCGCTTAGTGAACGTTTAAGTGTTTCCAAAGAACTTGGTTTATAA
- the LOC105321805 gene encoding uncharacterized protein: MCICPAHCGILAPGSGMGLILILFLGFFAAPVSQGGPLCARNECMSTSGQCLTVNQTNQVCRDVGGACREAGQRWNHTTCFMVECRGPRISVVSDNCVNSDGKCVLMDSENQLCRDQKGNCRSHGSRWRYKCYKVSCQNNRVEIINAKCCVKDSKGCVRPLDCRSPGEIWTVPGEGTLQSCNVTIDDKGHHNFRYFSPLI, encoded by the exons ATGTGCATTTGTCCGGCACACTGCGGAATCTTAGCTCCGGGATCTGGAATGGGGCTtatactgattttatttttaggaTTCTTTGCAGCTCCCGTCAGCCAGGGCGGACCACTCTGTGCAAGGAATG AGTGTATGTCTACAAGTGGGCAGTGTTTGACCGTCAATCAAACTAATCAGGTGTGTCGAGATGTGGGAGGGGCGTGTCGGGAGGCGGGGCAGCGCTGGAATCACACGACCTGCTTCATGGTGGAATGTCGTGGTCCGCGGATCTCTGTCGTCAGCGACA ATTGTGTGAATAGTGACGGAAAATGTGTTTTAATGGACTCGGAAAATCAGCTGTGTCGGGACCAGAAAGGAAACTGTAGATCACATGGCAGTCGATGGAGATATAAATGCTATAAAGTTTCTTGTCAAAATAACAGAGTGGAAATCATCAATGCAA aaTGCTGTGTTAAAGATTCGAAAG GCTGTGTCAGACCGCTTGACTGTCGATCTCCGGGTGAAATCTGGACAGTGCCAGGGGAGGGAACTCTACAGTCATGTAACGTGACGATAGACGACAAGGGGCATCACAACTTCCGCTATTTCAGTCCCTTAATCTGA